A window from Zingiber officinale cultivar Zhangliang chromosome 7A, Zo_v1.1, whole genome shotgun sequence encodes these proteins:
- the LOC121999413 gene encoding uncharacterized protein LOC121999413: MAGRRNNNNGELGGQNNQFLEGLTALLHEQNRIHGEQIQQILQAREQGSTPRRSTPSTQPVYKQFRELGPTEFKGTTDPIAAEGWIRSLETIFDFMQLTDADKVRCAIFMLRDDARVWWEVARLTVDLTTLTWADFKEIFYGKYFTVDNRTRLAREFLELRQGDMTVAEYVRRFEKGRYFVLMITSRPVEELKHFTEGLRPAIRHDVRLSRVTTFREAVDQALMSERDRNDMVKEAQNKRLSYQGRDQQEPGKKRSVPGQNPEDTSS; this comes from the coding sequence ATGGCTGGTAGAAGGAACAACAATAACGGAGAGTTGGGCGGTCAGAACAACCAGTTTCTAGAAGGACTTACTGCACTTCTACATGAGCAGAACCGCATTCATGGGGAACAAATTCAACAAATATTGCAGGCTAGGGAGCAAGGAAGCACCCCCAGACGTTCAACACCTAGTACGCAACCGGTCTACAAGCAGTTTCGGGAGCTTGGACCGACGGAGTTTAAAGGCACCACAGACCCAATCGCTGCAGAGGGATGGATTCGGTCTCTGGAAACGATATTTGATTTCATGCAGCTCACAGATGCGGATAAGGTCAGGTGTGCGATATTCATGCTCCGGGATGATGCTCGGGTATGGTGGGAGGTGGCGCGGCTGACTGTAGATTTGACTACTTTGACTTGGGCTGATTTTAAGGAGATATTCTATGGGAAGTATTTCACAGTTGACAACCGGACACGACTGGCACGGGAATTCTTGGAGCTTCGTCAGGGAGATATGACGGTGGCAGAGTATGTCAGGAGGTTCGAGAAAGGACGCTATTTCGTACTTATGATTACCAGCCGACCAGTCGAAGAATTGAAGCACTTCACCGAAGGGTTGAGGCCGGCTATTCGCCATGACGTCAGGCTGAGTCGAGTCACCACATTCAGAGAGGCAGTTGACCAAGCACTGATGTCCGAAAGAGACAGAAATGACATGGTCAAGGAAGCTCAGAACAAGAGATTGAGTTATCAGGGACGGGATCAGCAGGAGCCGGGAAAGAAGAGGTCAGTTCCGGGTCAGAATCCAGAAGACACAAGCAGCTGA
- the LOC122001479 gene encoding protein NSP-INTERACTING KINASE 1-like isoform X2, with protein MGVKSSLLDPRGVLVNWDPDSVDPCSWTMVTCSPENLVIGLATPSQNLSGTLDPSIGNLTNLEILFLQNNNITGPLPTEIGSLSKLQTIDLSNNHFSGEIPASLGNLIDLQYMRINNNSLSGSFPSSLADLPQLAFIDLSYNDLSGPMPQLSARTFNIVGNPLMCSSAAEQKCYGVMPMALSFNRTNSQSAPMPVKPKSHKFILGFGTAFGSICLVSLVLGLFLWWRGRHSEQTFSDVNDHNHEQACLGNLRMFQFRELQTATNNFSSKNLLGHGGFGNVYKGKLQDGTLVAVKRLKDGNAAGGEIQFKTEVEMISLAVHRNLLRLQGFCMTATERLLVYPYMSNGSVASRLKAKPTIDWKTRKNIALGAARGLLYLHEQCDPKIIHRDVKAANILLDDLCKAVVGDFGLAKLLDHRDSHVTTAVRGTVGHIAPEYLSTGQSSEKTDVFGFGILLIELISGLRAVEFGKAVNQKGAMLDWVRKIHQERNLGLLVDEDLNNNYDRVELDGMVRVALLCTQYLPVQRPKMSDVVRMLEGDGLAERWEASQRIETHKFRIPENLSEQYSDITDDSSLLVQPIELSGPR; from the exons ATGGGtgtaaaatcttctcttttggaCCCTCGTGGTGTCCTTGTGAATTGGGACCCGGACTCTGTTGATCCTTGCAGCTGGACAATGGTCACCTGCTCACCCGAGAACCTGGTCATTGGCTT AGCAACTCCAAGCCAGAACCTGTCTGGTACACTCGATCCGAGCATAGGGAACTTGACGAATCTTGAAATTTT GTTCCTCCAGAACAATAACATAACAGGACCCTTACCAACGGAAATTGGGAGCCTCTCCAAGCTGCAAACCATTGATTTGTCCAACAACCACTTCTCCGGCGAAATTCCTGCCTCGCTCGGCAATCTGATTGATCTTCAATACAT GAGAATCAACAACAATAGCCTTTCGGGATCATTCCCTTCGTCATTGGCTGATCTTCCACAGCTTGCCTTTAT AGACTTGTCTTACAATGATCTGAGCGGCCCTATGCCTCAACTTTCCGCGAGGACATTCAA CATCGTTGGAAATCCTTTAATGTGCTCGTCAGCTGCAGAACAAAAATGCTATGGAGTGATGCCAATGGCACTATCATTCAATAGAACCAACTCACAGA GTGCTCCAATGCCAGTAAAGCCTAAAAGTCACAAGTTCATTCTTGGATTTGGAACCGCCTTTGGGAGTATCTGCTTAGTCAGTCTTGTCCTGGGACTCTTTCTCTGGTGGAGAGGAAGACACAGTGAACAAACATTCTCTGATGTCAATG ACCACAACCATGAACAAGCATGCCTTGGTAATCTGAGAATGTTCCAATTCAGGGAGCTTCAGACTGCAACAAATAACTTCAGCAGCAAAAACTTGCTTGGACATGGTGGGTTCGGAAACGTCTACAAAGGGAAGCTCCAGGATGGAACTTTAGTGGCTGTCAAGAGACTAAAGGATGGAAATGCTGCGGGAGGTGAGATACAATTCAAAACTGAAGTTGAGATGATAAGCTTGGCCGTGCATCGCAACCTACTTCGGCTACAAGGATTTTGCATGACTGCTACAGAGCGGCTTCTCGTGTATCCATACATGTCGAATGGAAGTGTCGCTTcacgactcaaag CAAAACCAACAATAGACTGGAAAACAAGAAAAAACATAGCTTTGGGAGCTGCAAGAGGCCTTCTTTATCTGCATGAGCAATGTGATCCCAAGATCATTCACAGAGATGTAAAAGCTGCCAACATATTGCTTGATGACCTCTGCAAGGCCGTCGTAGGAGATTTCGGCTTAGCAAAGTTGTTAGACCATAGGGATTCACATGTAACTACTGCCGTGAGAGGAACTGTTGGGCACATAGCTCCAGAGTATCTCTCTACAGGCCAATCTTCGGAGAAAACAGATGTATTTGGATTTGGAATTCTCCTTATTGAACTGATCAGCGGCTTGAGGGCGGTAGAATTTGGCAAGGCAGTAAACCAGAAAGGTGCCATGCTTGACTGG GTTAGAAAGATTCATCAAGAAAGGAATCTTGGCTTGTTGGTGGACGAGGACCTGAACAACAACTATGATAGGGTTGAGCTAGATGGGATGGTCCGAGTGGCACTATTGTGCACCCAGTACCTTCCGGTACAAAGGCCAAAGATGTCAGATGTGGTGCGGATGCTCGAAGGTGATGGACTTGCTGAGAGATGGGAAGCTTCACAGAGAATTGAGACTCATAAGTTCAGGATTCCAGAGAATTTATCAGAGCAGTATTCTGACATCACGGATGACTCTTCATTGCTAGTTCAGCCGATTGAGCTTTCAGGACCAAGGTGA
- the LOC122001479 gene encoding protein NSP-INTERACTING KINASE 1-like isoform X1, which translates to MEVICLICFLFWSTATATLSSEGVNFEVLALMGVKSSLLDPRGVLVNWDPDSVDPCSWTMVTCSPENLVIGLATPSQNLSGTLDPSIGNLTNLEILFLQNNNITGPLPTEIGSLSKLQTIDLSNNHFSGEIPASLGNLIDLQYMRINNNSLSGSFPSSLADLPQLAFIDLSYNDLSGPMPQLSARTFNIVGNPLMCSSAAEQKCYGVMPMALSFNRTNSQSAPMPVKPKSHKFILGFGTAFGSICLVSLVLGLFLWWRGRHSEQTFSDVNDHNHEQACLGNLRMFQFRELQTATNNFSSKNLLGHGGFGNVYKGKLQDGTLVAVKRLKDGNAAGGEIQFKTEVEMISLAVHRNLLRLQGFCMTATERLLVYPYMSNGSVASRLKAKPTIDWKTRKNIALGAARGLLYLHEQCDPKIIHRDVKAANILLDDLCKAVVGDFGLAKLLDHRDSHVTTAVRGTVGHIAPEYLSTGQSSEKTDVFGFGILLIELISGLRAVEFGKAVNQKGAMLDWVRKIHQERNLGLLVDEDLNNNYDRVELDGMVRVALLCTQYLPVQRPKMSDVVRMLEGDGLAERWEASQRIETHKFRIPENLSEQYSDITDDSSLLVQPIELSGPR; encoded by the exons ATGGAAGTAATTTGCTTGATTTGCTTCTTGTTCTGGAGTACCGCAACCGCCACACTCTCCTCCGAAGGTGTGAACTTTGAAG TCCTAGCATTGATGGGtgtaaaatcttctcttttggaCCCTCGTGGTGTCCTTGTGAATTGGGACCCGGACTCTGTTGATCCTTGCAGCTGGACAATGGTCACCTGCTCACCCGAGAACCTGGTCATTGGCTT AGCAACTCCAAGCCAGAACCTGTCTGGTACACTCGATCCGAGCATAGGGAACTTGACGAATCTTGAAATTTT GTTCCTCCAGAACAATAACATAACAGGACCCTTACCAACGGAAATTGGGAGCCTCTCCAAGCTGCAAACCATTGATTTGTCCAACAACCACTTCTCCGGCGAAATTCCTGCCTCGCTCGGCAATCTGATTGATCTTCAATACAT GAGAATCAACAACAATAGCCTTTCGGGATCATTCCCTTCGTCATTGGCTGATCTTCCACAGCTTGCCTTTAT AGACTTGTCTTACAATGATCTGAGCGGCCCTATGCCTCAACTTTCCGCGAGGACATTCAA CATCGTTGGAAATCCTTTAATGTGCTCGTCAGCTGCAGAACAAAAATGCTATGGAGTGATGCCAATGGCACTATCATTCAATAGAACCAACTCACAGA GTGCTCCAATGCCAGTAAAGCCTAAAAGTCACAAGTTCATTCTTGGATTTGGAACCGCCTTTGGGAGTATCTGCTTAGTCAGTCTTGTCCTGGGACTCTTTCTCTGGTGGAGAGGAAGACACAGTGAACAAACATTCTCTGATGTCAATG ACCACAACCATGAACAAGCATGCCTTGGTAATCTGAGAATGTTCCAATTCAGGGAGCTTCAGACTGCAACAAATAACTTCAGCAGCAAAAACTTGCTTGGACATGGTGGGTTCGGAAACGTCTACAAAGGGAAGCTCCAGGATGGAACTTTAGTGGCTGTCAAGAGACTAAAGGATGGAAATGCTGCGGGAGGTGAGATACAATTCAAAACTGAAGTTGAGATGATAAGCTTGGCCGTGCATCGCAACCTACTTCGGCTACAAGGATTTTGCATGACTGCTACAGAGCGGCTTCTCGTGTATCCATACATGTCGAATGGAAGTGTCGCTTcacgactcaaag CAAAACCAACAATAGACTGGAAAACAAGAAAAAACATAGCTTTGGGAGCTGCAAGAGGCCTTCTTTATCTGCATGAGCAATGTGATCCCAAGATCATTCACAGAGATGTAAAAGCTGCCAACATATTGCTTGATGACCTCTGCAAGGCCGTCGTAGGAGATTTCGGCTTAGCAAAGTTGTTAGACCATAGGGATTCACATGTAACTACTGCCGTGAGAGGAACTGTTGGGCACATAGCTCCAGAGTATCTCTCTACAGGCCAATCTTCGGAGAAAACAGATGTATTTGGATTTGGAATTCTCCTTATTGAACTGATCAGCGGCTTGAGGGCGGTAGAATTTGGCAAGGCAGTAAACCAGAAAGGTGCCATGCTTGACTGG GTTAGAAAGATTCATCAAGAAAGGAATCTTGGCTTGTTGGTGGACGAGGACCTGAACAACAACTATGATAGGGTTGAGCTAGATGGGATGGTCCGAGTGGCACTATTGTGCACCCAGTACCTTCCGGTACAAAGGCCAAAGATGTCAGATGTGGTGCGGATGCTCGAAGGTGATGGACTTGCTGAGAGATGGGAAGCTTCACAGAGAATTGAGACTCATAAGTTCAGGATTCCAGAGAATTTATCAGAGCAGTATTCTGACATCACGGATGACTCTTCATTGCTAGTTCAGCCGATTGAGCTTTCAGGACCAAGGTGA